The Salinirubellus salinus genome segment GGTTCTACTCCGAGGAGTACATGGAGTTCGACCCGGCCGACGCCGCCGACACCTTCCTCGTCCGACGGCTCGCGCCCGTCTTCGACGCCTACGTCAACGACGCGTTCGCCGCCGCCCACCGCTCGCAACCGTCGCTCGTCGGGTTCCCGGCCCGCCTCCCCGCCTACGCCGGTCGGGTGATGGAGCGTGAACTCGACGTCCTGGGGAACGTCTCCGAGTCCCCCACCCCCCGCGTCTACCTGCTCGGCGGCGCGAAGGTAGACGACTCGCTCACTGTCGCCCGGAGCGTCCTCGAACGCGGGCTCGCGGACGACATCCTCGCCGCCGGGATCGTCGGCAACGCCTTCCTCCTCGCCTCCGGCGTCCGCCTCGGTGCCGCCAGCGCCGCCGTCGTCAACGAACGCTCCTCCGAGGCCGTCCAGCAGGCCGGCGAACTGCTCGACGACTTCGGCGCGCGAATCCACCTGCCCCGCGACGTTGCCGTCGAGCGCGGCGGCGAACGTGTCGAACTCGACGTCGACGACCTCCCGACGACGGAGGCCGCGATGGACGTCGGCGCCAAGACGGTGAGCCACTTCGCCGAACTGCTGGAGGAGGCCGGGACCGCGGTGCTGAACGGGCCGGCGGGCGTGTTCGAGGACGAGAACTTCGCGTTCGGCACGCGCGAACTCTACGAGTCGGCGACCCGTGCCGAGCACAGCATCGTCGGCGGTGGTGACACCGCGGCCGCGCTCCGCCGCCTCGGCATCGAGGGGTTCAGCCACGTCTCGACGGGCGGTGGCGCCTGCCTCAGCATGCTGACCGGTGACACTCTCCCGGCCGTCGACGCGCTCGACCAGCAGTGATCGAACGGGGCCGGACGACCGACGCGGACGTCCTCGCGGACCTCTGGGTCGACCTCGCCACCGACCAGCTCGCCCACGGCTCACACCTCCTGCCGGCCGAGAACCGCGAGAACATCCGCGAATCGCTCCTCCGCCACGCCGTCGCCGGGACGCTGTTCGTCGCCGGCGAGGGCGACGCCATCGTCGGGTTCGTCACCTGCTCGGTGGAGACGGGCGGATACGAGCAGGACGAACGACGGGGGATGGTCGAGAACCTCTACGTCGTCCCCGAGCGCCGCGACGACGGGATCGGGACGGCCCTGCTGGAGCGCGCGGAGGCGGCGCTGCGAGAACGTGGCTGTACGGTCGTGGCGCTCGACGTGATGGCGACGAACGAGGACGCACGGCGGTTCTACGAGCGACACGGGTACGACCCGCATCGGGTGGAGTTGGAGAAGGAGTTGTAGTCTTCAGGAACAGCCCGCAGCGTTTCCGCCACTTTTCTCACAAGCCGGGTTATCACCGCTTCCCGGTCCCTTACCATCCGGTGGACCCTGTCCTGCCACGATGTCCACGGTCGGTGTCTTCTCCCAGTCGAAATCGGGGCTCTGGACAGTCATGTCGTACGGGCGGTCGCCCTTGGCGGCGTTGTTCGTGACGTTCACTCGTATCTCCACCGTGGACGAACCGTCGACCGTCGTACGGAGAGTTTCATCACTGCTGGTCGTCGTAACCGTCTGCTCGGGACCGGGACTAAACGACCAGTCTGTCCCGGAGATCCGGACCTCGAGTTCGACGCTGTTTCCGGTCGGATTCGTCACTTCCGTCAAAAGAGCGTCGTTGCTCCCCTTGCGTATCTCTCCTGTCTTGTCTAGACTCACGATTCCATCCGCATCGTCCACCACGTCCAGTCCGGCCTGCCTGTCGGCCGTGAACGACAGCGACCCGGCCGAGGACACGACGGACACCGACAGCACGACCGCCAGTATCACCAGCGGAATCCGGAGTCGGCCGAGACTACGCACCGTCCTCACCCCCGTCTTCCTCCCCGAAGTCGAACCCGAACGTGAAGTCCTCGCCGTCGTCGGACGTGGTGGAGACGGACACCGATTCGCTCAACTCGGCGGAGCGACGCTGGAACGCCTCGTCCTCCGGGACCTCCGTCTTGAATCCGAAGGCGCTCGCGAGCGTGTCCTGGGGGTCCCAGGTGCTCCCTGGGCCGCGACAGTAGTACGTGACGTCCCCGTCGAGGTAGGCGACGATGTCGGTGGTGTCGCAGTGGACCAGTCCACCCCGGTTGTTCATCGACATCTTCACCAGTTCTGGCACGTCGTCGATGGGAATCGTCTCCTCTGACTCGTGGTTGACGAGCGACCCGGCCGAGATCCACTCGCTGTACCGTCTGAGGGTCCGTTCCCACTCCCCGACCGTCGTCCGTTCGATACTGGTCCCGAGCACGGAGTCACGGTCGCGGAGCCAGAGGAACGTGCCGCCGAGTGCCAGCAGAGCCACCCCGGCACCGTACCGGAGCCACGGCACCGGCCCCATCCGTTCGGTCGTGACCGTCCGTGTCGTCGCGAAGGTCTGCGTCGGCGTCGGCTCCTCGGCACCCAGCGAGAACAGCGACCCACCGGCCAGTTCGAGCGGGATGCGCCGGACTCGGGTCCGAGACTCACCGGTGACCGGGTCCTCGAACTCGACCGTCGCGACAAGCGCCATCTGGATGTCGCTCCGACCACCGAGTTCCGAGCGCAACCGGTCGCGTCGGTCGACGAGTGCGCTCGCGTTCAGTGTGCCCGCCGTCTCGACGGCAGCCCCCTCGTCGAAGGTGGTACGGTCGAGGGGCGTGCGTCGGTTCCAGAACACCTCTTCGTCTCGGAGTGCGCGCGTTTCGAGCCAGAGTCGCTGTTCGGCGGCCGAGACGCGCTGGTCGAAGCGGGTCTGGACGGCCACGGACACCTCGGGCGACGCCCGGACGACGTACGTCGACTCGTTTCGGAGTCGCGTCCCCTCGTCGTAGAGGTCGCTCTCGCCGGTCACCGTCGCCGTCGTGGCGTACGTCGTCGTCGCCGACACGGTCGGGACCTCCTGGCGCTGGGTCACCTCCTCCATCGGGTCCGAGAGGTGGGTGTAGCCGGTCACGCCCGTGACCGCCACCCCGAGCAACAGGAACGCCACGCCGAGGTGGAGCGCGACCGGCCTGAGACGGCTCAGGAGCGACCAGACGTCCATCAGCGTCTCACCTCACTCGACGGCAGTGTTCGTTCACGGCTCATCGTGCGTCACTCCGTGCGTTGATTATCCAGGATATCGGGACCTCGACCGGCAGGAGGAACCGTGAGAGCAGGTAGATGGGGACCGTCACGGCCGCGACCGACGCGGTGATGGCGGCCATCGGATGCAAGTCGTACAGCGCGGCGGCCACCGGCCGCGGCAGCGTCGTCGGGACGTTGTCGGTCTGGAGTCCGACCGCGTGGGGACCGGTCGACTGCAGCGGCCCCACCCTGAGCGTCACCGTCGTCACCGTGCTGTCGGTGCTCGCCCCGGCCACCGCGGCGCCCGTCGCGTCGACGAACCGGTAGCTGTACGCCGGGCGGACCGCCTCCAGCGTGACCTCCCGTTCGACGACGCGCTCCACCGGGACGAGTGGCCCCTCGGCGCTCTCGGCCTCGGTCGCGGTGTAGACCACCTCGTTCGAGGCACCGACGGCGACGACACCGACGACACCGCCGATGGTTCCCAGGAGGAAGATGACCGCGAGCGCCTGCCCGTACGTGACGTGCGGGACGCGCGTGGGCGAGGGGCGTCCGGACGCCACCGCGTCGTAGCCGAGTGCCAGCAACACGAGGCCAAGCAACGGCACCCGGACGTCCGAACTCAATCGAGCGAGGCCCCCCGCGGCCGGAACGACGAGTGGGTTCCCACCGACCGACGGGACGACACCCACGACGTTCTCGCTCGTGACGGGTGGGGCACCCGCCGCCTGGTCCGTGCTCGGGTTCGCGTCGCCACGGGTCACGTACGCGCCACTGGCCGTCGTCCCGACGACCCGGTGCGTGACGAGTCGCGTCCCGTCGTCGGTCTGCTGTCGGAAGGTGACGATGTCCCCCACCTCCAACTCGCCGTCGACGAGGACGAACGCGTCGCCGGTGGTGAGTGTCGGGTTCATGCTGTCGGAGGTGACGGTGCCGACGGTGACGCCGAAGTAGGTAGTCGCCGCTATCGCCGCGGCGAGTAGCGCTAATACCAGGAGCGTCGATCGAACCAATATCTTGCCAGGCCCCGAGTTACGAACTAGGGTTTAGCGTTATCGTGAGGTCGCCGGTGAGGTCTTCCGTGCTGGAGAGGCCATTCGTGTCGACACGTAGCGCGACGGAGAACAGCGTCGAGTTCGCAATCCCAGTCAAACTCAGTGTACCGGTTTCCGTGACCGTGTACTCGTTGGAGCCGTCCGATATCTTGAATTGAACGTTGGCATCGGCATCCCCACCATCTGTTCCAGTCAGATTATAGCTGATGTCGATATCCTGATT includes the following:
- a CDS encoding phosphoglycerate kinase, whose amino-acid sequence is MIRTLSDLDASGAAVGVRVDINSPLGDGGLADDARIRAHLDTLSELLERDARVAILAHQGRPGGDDFADLSAHAERLDELLDGSVGYCDATFSADARAEVRALALGEAVVLENTRFYSEEYMEFDPADAADTFLVRRLAPVFDAYVNDAFAAAHRSQPSLVGFPARLPAYAGRVMERELDVLGNVSESPTPRVYLLGGAKVDDSLTVARSVLERGLADDILAAGIVGNAFLLASGVRLGAASAAVVNERSSEAVQQAGELLDDFGARIHLPRDVAVERGGERVELDVDDLPTTEAAMDVGAKTVSHFAELLEEAGTAVLNGPAGVFEDENFAFGTRELYESATRAEHSIVGGGDTAAALRRLGIEGFSHVSTGGGACLSMLTGDTLPAVDALDQQ
- a CDS encoding GNAT family N-acetyltransferase; the protein is MIERGRTTDADVLADLWVDLATDQLAHGSHLLPAENRENIRESLLRHAVAGTLFVAGEGDAIVGFVTCSVETGGYEQDERRGMVENLYVVPERRDDGIGTALLERAEAALRERGCTVVALDVMATNEDARRFYERHGYDPHRVELEKEL
- a CDS encoding DUF5305 domain-containing protein yields the protein MDVWSLLSRLRPVALHLGVAFLLLGVAVTGVTGYTHLSDPMEEVTQRQEVPTVSATTTYATTATVTGESDLYDEGTRLRNESTYVVRASPEVSVAVQTRFDQRVSAAEQRLWLETRALRDEEVFWNRRTPLDRTTFDEGAAVETAGTLNASALVDRRDRLRSELGGRSDIQMALVATVEFEDPVTGESRTRVRRIPLELAGGSLFSLGAEEPTPTQTFATTRTVTTERMGPVPWLRYGAGVALLALGGTFLWLRDRDSVLGTSIERTTVGEWERTLRRYSEWISAGSLVNHESEETIPIDDVPELVKMSMNNRGGLVHCDTTDIVAYLDGDVTYYCRGPGSTWDPQDTLASAFGFKTEVPEDEAFQRRSAELSESVSVSTTSDDGEDFTFGFDFGEEDGGEDGA
- a CDS encoding signal peptidase I; the encoded protein is MVRSTLLVLALLAAAIAATTYFGVTVGTVTSDSMNPTLTTGDAFVLVDGELEVGDIVTFRQQTDDGTRLVTHRVVGTTASGAYVTRGDANPSTDQAAGAPPVTSENVVGVVPSVGGNPLVVPAAGGLARLSSDVRVPLLGLVLLALGYDAVASGRPSPTRVPHVTYGQALAVIFLLGTIGGVVGVVAVGASNEVVYTATEAESAEGPLVPVERVVEREVTLEAVRPAYSYRFVDATGAAVAGASTDSTVTTVTLRVGPLQSTGPHAVGLQTDNVPTTLPRPVAAALYDLHPMAAITASVAAVTVPIYLLSRFLLPVEVPISWIINARSDAR